Proteins encoded in a region of the Nicotiana tomentosiformis chromosome 9, ASM39032v3, whole genome shotgun sequence genome:
- the LOC138898788 gene encoding uncharacterized protein yields MNIQELLVIEDLDLLVDQVLREWATKNAKILPYLHCVQDLIKRFTKIEFKHVLIIQNEFADAVATLSSMIQHLDKNFIDPIPIEIRKQPANCAHVEEEFVGNPWFHDIKEYLEKGEYPKNATVMPRHQGARPTLNRDNTVEQAC; encoded by the coding sequence ATGAATATTCAGGAATTACTGGTAATCGAAGATTTAGATTTGCTAGTGGATCAGGTACTCAGAGAATGGGCCACCAAAAATGCCAAGATACTGCCGTACCTACACTGTGTGCAAGATCttatcaagaggttcacaaagatagagttcaagcATGTTCTGATAATTCAGaacgagttcgcagatgcggtggctaccttgtcttccatgatacaacacctagATAAGAACTTTATTGATCCCATCCCAATAGAAATCCGTAAGCAACCAGCaaattgtgctcatgttgaagaagagtttgtTGGAAACCCATGGTTTCACGACATCAAGGAGTATCTGGAGAAAGGAGAGTACCCTAAAAATGCTACTGTCATGCCCCGACAtcaaggagcgcgaccgacgctcaaccgagataacacggtggagcaagcctgctag